Genomic segment of Microbacterium sp. M28:
GCGCTGCGCTCCGAACTGGGCGAGGTCATCTGATGCCGGTGATCGTCGACATCGACGTCATGCTCGCGCGCCGCAAGATGGGTGTCGGAGAGCTCGCCGAACGGATCGGCATCACGCCGACCAACCTCGCCGTGCTCAAGAACGGACGGGCCAAGGCAGTCCGGTTCACGACGCTGGATGCGCTGTGCGAGGCGCTCGAGTGCCAGCCGGGCGACCTGCTTCGGTGGGTGCCGGAGGATGCCGCGGGCTGAGCCGGCTGCGCGAGATCAGGAGAGTGGCTCGAGATCAGGACGATCCGGCCGGGATCGTCCTGATCTCAGGCAGACGCCCTGATCTCGCCGCACGGACTCAGCGCGCGGCGAGCAGCTTCTCGAGCCGACCGACCTCGCCCCTCGCCATGGCGTACGTGTGCTCGGACGCCGGGTAAGCCCCGCTGCGCACCTCGTCGGCGTAAGCCGTGACACCGGCGATGGCATCCGTGCGCAGGTCGGCGTAACGGCGCACGAAGCGCGCGGCTCCGCCGGCGTGGATGCCGAGCAGATCATGGAACACGAGCACCTGCCCGTCGGCATCCGCTCCGGCACCGATCCCGACGACGGGGATCTCAAGCAGCGGCATGAGCGCAGCCGTCACCTCGGACGGGACGGCCTCGATGACGAGCATCGTGCATCCGGCATCCTGCAGCGCGATGGCGTCGTCGATCACGGCGAGCGCGGCGTCGGCACGCCGTCCCTGTGCGCGGTAGCCGCCGAACGACGCGGCCGTCTGCGGGGTGAGTCCGACGTGTCCGACGACGGGAATTCCTGCCGACACGAGCGCGCGGGCCCGATCGATCGACGTGCCGCCGCGTTCGATCTTGACGAGGTCGACGCCGGCTTCCTTGACGAAGCGTCGTGCCGTCGCGATGGCCTCGGCGTCGGATGCCTCGTACGAGCCGAACGGCAGATCACCGACGAGCAGGGGACGTTCGAGGCCCCGCCGCACGGCCTTGGTGAGCATGAGCATCTCGTCGATCGTGACCGGGACGGTGCTGTCGTAGCCGAGCACCGTCATCGCGGCGGAGTCGCCGACCAGCACGACGTCGACACCGGCAGCCTCGACGATCTGCGCGCTGGGGTGGTCGTAGGCGGTCACCATGACGATCTTCTCGCCGGCGGCCTTCTTGGCGGCGAGGTCGCGCAGCGTGAGACGCCGGGCAGGGGCGGGGCGCGCGCTCATCAGGCGACCAGCTCTCCGACGGCGGCGTCGATCTGGACGATCGCGTTGGTGGGGTCGACGTGAACGACCACCGGCTCGTAGCCCTCGAAGTCTTCGCGGGAGTAGTCCGCGTAGGAGATGACGATGATCGTGTCGCCGGTGTGCACGAGGCGGGCGGCGGCGCCGTTGACCTTGATCTCGCCGGTCCCGCGTTCGCCTGCCAGCGTGTACGTGACGAACCGGGCGCCGTTGTTCACGTCGACGACGTGCACCTGCTCGTACGGCAGGATGTCGGCGGCGTCGAGCAGGTCGGGGTCGACCGTGATGGATCCGACGTAGTTCAGATCGCTGGCCGTGATGGTCGCGCGGTGGATCTTCGACTTCAGCATGGTGCGTCGCATCAGGCGTCGCCTCTCAGGGTGTGGTTGTCGATCAGTCGGGCGGCGCCGACGCGGGCGGCGACGGCGAGGAGGGTGTCGTTCCGAGTGGTCGCGACGGGCTCGAGGGTCTCGGCATCGCGGAGTTCGAGGTATTCCGGGCTGATCCCGGCGCCGTCGAGGACCTCGAGGGCTGCCGTGCGGATGACTGCGGCATCCCGAGCGCCGGCGTCGTGGACGGCATGCGCGGCATCGAGTGCGCGGCTGAGGGCTGTCGCCTGCGCGCGGGCATCCGGGTCGAGGTAGACGTTGCGCGAGCTCATGGCGAGCCCGTCGGCCTCGCGCACGATCGGGCAGGCTTCGATGCGGACGTCGAGGTTCAGGTCGCGCACGACGCGGCGGACGACGAGCACCTGCTGGGCATCCTTCTGCCCGAAATACGCGACGTCGGGGCGGACGATCCCGAAAAGCTTGATCACGACGGTCGCGACGCCGTCGAAGTGATGGATGCCGCGGCTCGCGCCGTCCAGCACCTCGGTGATGCCGGCGACGTGGACCGTGGTCGCGAACCCGTCGGGGTAGACCTCGGACGGCTCGGGCGCGAAGAGGACGTCGACGCCCTCGGCTTCAGCGAGCGCCGCGTCACGGGCTTCGTCGCGGGGGTAGGTGCTGAGGTCCTCGTTCGCCGCGAACTGGGTCGGATTGACGAACAGCGAGACGACGACGAGATCGTTGTGGGCGCGGGCCTCGCGCATGAGGGAGAGGTGGCCCTCGTGGAAGGCCCCCATCGTGGGGACGAGGCCGACGGTGCGGTGTTCGGCACGCGCGGCCTGCACGGTGGCGCGGATCTCGGTGATGGTGCGGAGGATCTTCATGCGTCTCCTCCACTCGTCCCTGCAGCGGGGTTCTCCGCTCCGTGAGCGAGGGAGCGCCCCTTCTCCGTTCGTTGAGCGAGGGAGCGCAGCGACCGAGTCGAAACGCGCTCACCCCGAGCGACCACCCCTGTCGCGTTCGCGAGCGCATCGAACAGCACGTCGAGGCCTTCCCGCTCCGCGGCCTCGCGTTGCCGCTCGACGGTCGCGATGTCGCCGCGGGCGATGGGGCCGGTCAGGGCCTCGCTCGCGCCGCGTTCGCGCCAGTTATCGACGCTCTGTCGGACCAGCGGCGCGAGCAGGTCGCGAGCGTCCGAGACGCCGGCGGACTCGGCGAGGTGCTCTGCGGCATCCAGCACGGTCAACACGAAGTTCGAGGCGAAGGATGCCGCCGCGTGATAGCTCGCACGGTGGGCGTCATCGACGGGGAACGGCCGAGCGCCGACGGCGCGGGCGAGGTGTTCCGCCGCCTCGCGGGCGATCGGCGTGCGCCCGTCGATCGCGGCGCCGATGCCGTGGAAGACCTCGGGCGACTCGGTGCCGGTGAAGGTCTGAAGCGGGTGGATGCTGAAGTCGACGTCGGTCAGCGGCGTGGCGCCCGAGACGTGGCCGAGCAGGGTGACGTGCGGTCGCGTGCGCGCCGCCGCCTCGGGGATCGCCGCATCCGGGACACAGAGGAGTGCGATGTCACTCTGCGGGATCTCGTCGGTGCGGCCGGAGGGCCCGCGGACGTCGAACTCCGTGGCGCGCAGCGCCCGTGCAAGGACCGTGCCGAGGCGGCCGGCACCGACAACGGCGATGGTCGCGTCCGACGTGAGAACAGCGGCAGGATTCATGGCGGATTCCGGTCGAAAACGGGCTGCGGGGATGACCCGAGTATCCGCCTGAGGCGGCATCCGCTCCAAATCTGGAATCAGATAATCAAATCAGCATGCAGATCCACTAGGCATTCTGCTTCATTTGACCCATACGTGCTGGCCGATTTGATTCCACCGATGTCCGCGGTACGAGCTCAGCCGAGTTCGCGCAGCTCTGAAGTGCGCTCGCCTCCGGCGTCCCCGGTGTTGACCGTGCCCTGCGGCTCGAACAGCAGCGCGTGCACCTCGCCGTCCGCCTTCGGGCAGTGCTCGACGCCCTTCGGGACGACGAACACGTCGTTCGGCCCGAGGACGACATCGCGGTCGCGGAGCTGGATCGTCAGCTCCCCGCTGATCACCATGAAGAGTTCATCGGTGTCGGGATGCGTGTGCCAGACGAACTCGCCCTGAAGCTTCACGACCTTGACGTCGTAATCGTTGATGCTCGTCAGGCGGTGCGGCTGCCAGTGCTCCGAGATCGCGGCGAGAGCGGTGTCGATGTTGCGGACGTCGGTGGTCATGGTTCGAGCGTAGAGCCCGTTGCGGGATGCCGGGGCGGGCGTGTGCTCCGCCCCCGGCATCCGATTTCAGAGCCGCTCGAGTCGCAGCGTCGCGGTAGCGCTGTGCGCCGCCATGCCCTCGGAATCCGAGATCACCTGCACGGCGTTCGCGAGCTCGGGCGTCGCCTCACGGGCGATCCGCTGATAGGTCAGCGGCTTCAGGAAGCGCGACACCGACAGACCGGCGCTGTGCTTGGCCCCACCGGCCGTCGGCAGAACGTGGTTGGTGCCCGCCATGCCCTTGTCCGAGTAGGCGACGGTGCTCCACGGCCCGATGAACAGCGACCCGTAGTTGCGGAGGTTCTCGTGGTACCAGTCGTCGTCGGCGGTGAGCAGCTCGAGGTGCTCGGGGGCGAGGTCGTCCATCAACGCCGCCGCGGTCTCACGGTCCTTCGCGACGGTGACCACGCCGTAGTTGCGCCACGCGGGGCCGCAGATCTCGGCGGTCGACAGGGTCTCGAGCTGACGCTCCACGGCTGCGATGACCGCCTTGCCGTGCTCCTCGGATGTCGTGACGAGCGCAGCGGGCGAGTTCGGACCGTGCTCGGCCTGGCCGAGCAGGTCAGCGGCGACGAGCTCGGGGTCGGCGGTCTCATCGGAGATCACCGCGACCTCGCTGGGACCGGCGAGCAGATCGATCGCGACGGTGCCGAACAGCTGGCGCTTGGCCTCTGCCACGAAGGCGTTGCCCGCGCCGACGAGCATATCGACCGGCAGGTCTCCGAGCAGTCCGTACGCCATGGCGGCGAGCGCCTGCACACCGCCGAGCACGAACACGCGATCGACCCCGGAGAGGTGCGCGGCGTAGACGACCGCGTCGTTCGCGTTGCCGTCGGGCTGCGGCGGGGTGCACGCGATGACCGTGGGGACGCCGGCGGCCTTGGCGACGCCGACGGTCATGAAGGCGCTGGCCGTCAGGGGGAAGCGGCCGGCGGGAAGATAGGCGCCGACCCGCGAGACGGGGACGTACCGCGCGCCGGTGACCAGCCCCGGGACGAGCTCGGTCTCGAAGTCCTTCAGGTGCGCACGCGACTCCTTCGCGAACGCCTGGGTCCGCGCGGCGCCGAGTTCGATCGCCTCGCGCAGGTCGCTCGGCAGACGATCACCGCTGGACGCGATCTGCGCGGCGGAGAGTTCGATGTCGCGGCCGTCGTACCGGTCCAGCGTGCGCGCGTAGTCCAGGACGGCGTCGATGCCGCGCTTCTGGATGTCGCTGAGCATCCCGGAGACGGTCTCGATGACCGCGGGATCGCGCTGCGCTGCCGGGGCATCGATGAGCGGGGTTTTGAGGTGGTGGTAGGAGCCGTCGAGGCTCTGCAGAACGGGTGAGCTGTAGCGCATAGGAGCAGATTACGATCGGCGTGAACATCGGACAAGCCGGGACATCATTGTGTCTTTCATAGGGCTTGCCTATGGTTTTGCCACAGGTAAATCCATTGCCACCTATCGCCGCGTCCGCATTGCCGCCGGGTCGTCACCGCCCTAGCGTGTCCCTATGCCCAAAGTCGCGGCGGTCAGTCCGACCATCGTCTTCGGTGACATCGAGCGCAATCTCGAGTCGATCGTCACCGCCGTGGTCGAGGCTGCCCACCGGGGAGCAGAGCTCGTCGTGGCGCCGGAACTCGCCACCAGTGGCTATGTCTTCGAGGACGCCACCGAGGCGCGCGGTCTCGCCCTCCGCGCGGACGATGCGCTCTTGACGAACCTCGGGCACCGGCTTCCGGCGGATGTCATCACCGTCTTCGGCTATGCCGAACGAGACGGTGACCGGCTCTTCAACACGGCGGCGGTGATCGGCCACGGACGCCGGCTCGCTGACTACCGCAAGTCCCACCTCTGGGACCAGGAGAAGGCCGTGTTCACGCCGGGTGACCACCCGGGGCTCCTCGTGGATACCGACGACTTCCGCCTCGGAGTGGCCATCTGCTACGACAATGAGTTCCCGGAGGTCCCGCGCGGTCTTGCTCTCTCCGGCGCGTCGATCCTCGCGCTCCCCGTCAACTGGCCGCTCGTTCCGCGTCCACCGCAGGAGCATCCGCCCGAGACCGTCCAGGCCATGGCTGCCGCCCGCTCGTCACGCCTGCCCATCGTCATCGCCGACCGTCACGGCAGCGAGCGCGATGTGCCGTGGACGGGCGGCAGCGCGATCATCGATGCTCACGGGTGGATCGCCGACGAGCAGGTCGAAGGAATCGCGCTCGCCGATGTCGAACTCTTCCCGGACGACAAGGCCATCGGCCCGCGCAACGACGTGTTCGCCGATCGGCGCCCCGAACTCTACTGATCCACTCCCGAACACCACCTGCGCAACCGGCGCCCGACCGGGCCGCGCGAAAGGATGCCGTCATGGATGCCGCCCCCGCCGCTCCGCGCACCGCTGCCATCGAAGTCAAATCGATCGACTACGTGCCGCTCGACGAGCGCACCGGAAAGCCGACCTCACTGTTCCCGCTGTGGTTCATGTCCAACGCCAACCTCACGACCCTCGCCAGCGGAATGGTCGGTGTCGCGATGGGCGCGGACTTCCTCACTTCGGTGCTTGCCGTCCTGCTCGGCTGCGCCGTCGGTACGGTGTTCACCGCTTTCCACTCCGCCCAGGGACCGCAGCTCGGGCTGCCGCAGATGATCCAATCGCGTGCGCAGTTCGGGTACCGCGGCGTGGCGGTGATCTGCCTCGTGGTCATCGCCAGCATCGTCGGGTTCAACATCTTCAACCAGATCCTCGCCGCCGATGTCGTCGCGACCGTCACCGGCATGGACACCCCGCTGCTCTGGTACGCGCTGATCACGATCCTCGCGCTCTCACTGGCGATCTTCGGTTACCACTGGATCCACCGCACCCAGGCATGGCTCACCTGGCTCTTCCTCGCGACTTTCGGCCTCTTCTCCGTGCTGGCCATCTTCTTCGTTCCATTGCCCGCGGCGAGCTTCTGGTCCGGCGAGGTGAACTGGCCGGCTTTCCTGGTGCAGTTCGGGGCCGCTTCGGCGTACGCCCTGGGGTGGGCGCCCTACGTCTCGGACTACTCGCGTTACCTGCCGCCGCAGACCAGCCCCGCGAAGGCGTCGTTCTACACCTACTCCGGGGTTTTCGTCGGCGCCAGCTGGCTGATGATCCTCGGCGCGTACGTCGCGTCGCTCTTCGCCGGCCTCGATCCGATCGAGGCCGTCCGCCGAGCCGCCGACGAGGTCATCCCCGGCTCCGGAATCGTGCTCCTCGTGGCGGCTCTGCCCGCGCTCATCACAGTGATCACCGTGAACATCTACGCCGCCGCACTCGAGGTCATCGCGACGCTGGACTCGCTGCACGGTGTCCGCGCCACCCGCCGGCTGCGCATCATCGCCTGCGCGGTCGTCGCGGCATCCGGTTTCCTGGGCGCCGCACTGTCGTCGGGTGAGTTCCTCGACAGCTTCGGCAGCTTCCTCGTGGTGCTGCTGTACGTGCTCGTCCCATGGACATCGGTCAACCTCGTCGACTACTACTTCGTGCGCCGCGGCACCTACGCCGTCACCCAGATCTTCGAACCGCGCGGACTGTACGGTTCCTGGGGTTGGCGTGGCCTCACCGCCTACGCGGCCGGCATCGTCGCCATGGTGCCTTTCGTGTCGACCGTCTGGTACACCGGCCCCGTGGCGACGATGCTCGGCGGCATCGACATCGCGCTTTTCGCTGGCCTGATCGTCTCCGGCGGCGTCTACGCGCTGCTCGGCCGCTCGCTCGATCTCACCGCCGAGCGCGAGCTCGCCGCCGCCGAATCGGCGCGCACGGGCATCCGCTCTGTGGCCTTCGGCACGCGTTGAGCGCCCCCGTCGCGGGTGATCGCTGTATCGTTCTCGCGTGACTCTTGCTCAACTGAGGGCGTTTCTCGCAGCGATGGACTCGGGGTCCTTCACTGCAGCCGCGATGGAGATCGACTCCACCCAGGCCTCGGTTTCCGAACTCATCGCACGCCTCGAGCGCGAGCTCGGATTGCCGCTGTTCACCCGTGGCGGACGCCGGCTGGTGCCTACAGCGGCTGCTCGCGAACTGCGCCCGCACGCCCTCCGCGCGGTATCGGCGATCGGCGACGGCATGGGCGCGCTCGCCGCGCTTCGATCGCTCGACGGTGGCATCTGCACCTTCGGAGTCCTGCGCAACGCGGCCTACTACGACCTGTCCGATCTGGTCGAGACGTTCCATCTGCGCCATCCCCACGTGCGAGTGCGTCTGGTCGGCCTGAACTCGGCTCTCGTGGCGGAATCGGTCGCGACGGGCGAGATCGAGGCGGGACTGGTCGTGCTGCCGATCTCGGCGACCGGCCTGTCGGTGACCCCCCTGTTCCGCGACGAGGTCGTCTTCGCCTCGTCGACCCGCGCAGCACGTGGCGGCGCCATCGGCATCGAGGAGATCGCCGCCGCGAAGCTCGTGCTGTACGACGCCTACGCCGGCTGGAACGATCCCACGCGCCGGCAGCTTCTTGACCGAGCGCAGGCGCGGGGCCTGACACTCGAGCCCGCGATCGAAGTCGAACATGTCGAGACCGCCCTCGGGCTGGTGGCGGCTGGAGCCGCCGACACCATCGTGTCGCGCACCATCGCCGAATCCGACGCGTTCCCCGAGGACATCCGCACGTTCCCGCTCTCCGAGCCTCTGTACGACACCGTTGCCCTCGTGCAACGGGAGGGCGTGGTCATCTCGCCGGCGACACAGCGGCTCGCCGAACTCGCCCAGCAGATGCTGTTGGAACGCGTGACCGAGCACGGCGGACGCACGCGCCTTATCTGAGGTGGCACGGCCACGTTTCGCGGACGACATGACGAGGGGCCGGAGGGTCGCTCCGGCCCCTCGTGGTTCGGGTCAGTCGTCTTCCGTCGCCGTCACCATGACGCCCAGAGGCGCCAGGTAGCCGTTCGGGTCGATGGTCCAGTCGGCCGCGGCTGCCGCCTCGATGACCTCGGGCGCCCACTCCAGGTAGACGCGGTCGTCTCCGCCGTTGATCACGAGGATCTCGCCGGGTCCTGACTCGCCGTCCTCCACGCAGGAGTACGACCGCCAGGCGCCGACAGGCACCGAGAATGAGTCACCGGCGCCGAGCGTCACGGTGGTGGACGGGTCGTCGTTGACGGTGATGGCCCAGCGCCCCGACTTGATCAGCAGCGCCTGCGTCTGCTGGTGGCGATGCGTGAGCACCCCCTGCCCGGCCTCCGCCCGCACCCAGGCGAGGTTGAAGGAGTGCGGCTCGTGGATGGACGGCACCTGCCGACGGTTCTCCGTCATGCCGTACCCGATCACGAGCGCGACATCCGCCCGGCCGCCGTCGACGGCCGCGCACAGCAGCGAGTGCGACGAGTAGGCGCGATCGCCCGGCTGGACCACACGCGAACGCATCTCCTCGACCGAGTACGTCGTGAGCTCGTCGATGTACTCCTGCTTCATCGGCGTGATCAGGGCGACGTCGTCCGGCAGTTCGTCACCGGCGACGGTGTCGATCAGCCGGTTGTCCGCGGTCAGGTGCAGGCCGTAGGACTCGGCTTCACGCAGCACGGACGGCCCCCAGATGATTCCTCCGGTGTCGTCGCGCCCGAGCACGGTGTAGAGGATGCCCTCATCCGGGCCCTCGTTCGTGAACCCGCGGAAGATCCACGTCGGGATCGAGATGACATCGCCATCGTGGCTGATGTACTCGCCCTGCTTGCCGTCCACGCCCCAGCGGAGGCGGAACTCGCCGCCCAGGTTGATGAACACCTCGGCGGTGAAGTGCAGGTGCAGGTTGTTCGAGATGCCGTTGGGCATACCGGCGGCGCCGGTGTTGAACCCGTGGTTCTCGGTCAGGTTGATGTACTGGCTGGCGTTCTGCGACACCCCGACCCCGATGAAGGAGTAGTTCTCCTTCTGGTCGGACCCCGGGGTCCGACAGTCGATGAATGCCGAGTTGCACGGGACCCAGTCCGAGCGGCGGATGGTCCGGCGCTCGATCTCCTTCGTGTCGACGATGACGTCGCTCATGGTCTTCTCTTCCTCTTCTCGATCAGTAGATGTTGCTCGGACCGACCGGCTCGTCGCCGCGCATTCCGGCGATCTGCGCGCGCAGCGCGATGTCGTCCCAGAGACGCACCTCTTTGACCAGCGCGCCCTTGTGGAACGTGAACTGCGAGATGCCGAGCACGTCGACGGGCTTGCCCGTCAGCGGGCCGTAGTTGGGCTTGCCGTTGTAGGTGCCGACGAACTTCCAGGTGACGGCGACGCGCAGACCCGCGTAGCGGACGTCGTAGTTGGTCTGGATGTCGCGGATCTCGAACTGCCCACCGGGGAACGCCTCGAGGAAGCCGAGCAGCGCGCGGCGGTAGCCCTCGGGCCGGATGATCACCCGGTTGCCGACCGTCACCAGAACCAGGTCGCGGTCGAAGTACTTCTCGACCTTCTGCAGGTCGCGCTCGTTCCAGACGGTCTGGATCATGTCGATCACGCGCTCGACCTCGGAGCGGTGGTCGTCCGGGCGGGGGCCGGAGTCGCCGACCGAGATCGGGTCGGCGGGTGCCGGCTCGGTCCACGAACCCGTGTACCCGCGGAAGGCTTGCGCCCTGGCGAGCTCGTCGAGGTCCGCGCCGCGAGCCAGCGCGCCGGCGAGCGAGTCGCGGACGACCCACTCCTCGACCATGCGCCCGCGCCGGTACAGGCAGTTCGCGATCGTGCGGCTGTGCTCCGAGGTCAGCAGGCTGCCCGAGAGCACGAGGTGCGAGCTGAGGAACGCGTCGTCGCCGCGCGCCTCCCAGATCACGTCCTCGGCCTGCCCGGTGCGATCCGGCGTGGCCGAGATGCGCATGAGAGTGCCCTCGATCACCTCGTCGCGCGTCGTCGAGGTTCCGTACGCGCCGTGGACGATCGAGTCCGGCTCGTAGTTCTCGCGGATGTAGCTGATGGAACGATCGACCCAGATGAGGTCGGTGACCTCGCGGATGAAGTCATCGGGGTCGGTGTAGGGCTGATAGGCGACCGGATCCAGTGGCACGCTCGTTTACTCCTTCGTGAGACGTCGTCGACCATGAACCTCGATGCTCACGGACTGGCGATGATTGGCAGTGTATGCGTATGCACAACCGGATGCAAGGGTCATCGCTCAGACACACGCGTGTCAGGCCAGATGCACCGCTCAGGAGGCGGGCGCCTCCGCGAGACTGCGTCGCGCGACGAACGCCGAGGCGAATCGGGTGCGCTCGAGCGGAGCATCCGGAGCCTCGATCCTGCGCACCATCAGGTCGGCCGCGGCGGCCGCCATCCCCCCGATGTCGTAGCCGACCGTGGCCAGATCGATGATCGGCCAGGATGCCTCGGGCAGGTCGTCGAACCCGACGATCGAGAGGTCCTCCGGAACCCGCAGACCCGCGCGATGCGCGGCGTTGAGCGCCCCGTAGGCGACGACGTCGTTGCCGCAGAACAGCAGCGTCGGGCGATCGGGTCCCTGCAGCAGCTCGCTCGCGCCGGCCTCGCCGGCCGCGGCGCTGTAGACACCGCGTCGGATCGCCGACTCATCGAGGGCGATGCCGTGCTCGCGGAGGGCGTCGGTCAGCGCGCGCTCGCGGACCTGCGCCGTGCTGGTGTTGCTCGGCCCGAGCACGGCGCCGACCCGACGGTGACCGTGTTCCGCGGCGGTGGCGACGGCCTCTCGGTAGCCGGGAGCGGGGTCGACGACGGCCGCATCGGCGTCGACGAGCGAGCCGGTCCGGTTGAAGTAGACGAACGGCAGTCCGCGGTCCTTGAGCCGCACGGGCGCGACCGAATCCATCGTCATCGTCGCGAGAATGACGCCATCCAGGCCGTTGGCGGTGAGGCGCTCCGCGATCGTGTCGTTGTCTGCCGACTCGGTGTGCAGCATGAGCTGGTAGCCGAGACGCTCGAGCTCGCGATGGGCCGGGGCGATGATGTGCGAATAGAACTGGTTGTCGAGGTCGGTCAGCAGCAGTCCGATCCGGCGCGTGCGTCCGGAGGACAGTGCTCGGCCGGCTTCACTGGGGACGTATCCCAGCACCTGCGCGGCTTCGCGGACCCTGACCTTCGTCTCGGCGGAGACCCGCGGATCATCCCGCAGCGCACGCGACACTGTTGGCTGCGAAACGCCGGCCAGCCGCGCGACGTCCCTACTGGTAACCACCATTGGCTGTCCCCCTCCGAGCTCTTCGGATTCTAGTGCGCTTGACCGTCTGTGCATACGGGGTCATACTTGCCACATACGTATGCATTGAAAGGATCAGTCTATGCCCCTGCATCTGAAGAGCGCGCCGACGAAGACGTTCGCTGACACATCGCAGCAGGATGTCGCCGAGCGCGTGCGGGATATCATCGCGGATATCCGGGAGAACGGCGATGACGCCGTCCGCCGCTACGCGGAGAAGTTCGACAACTGGAGCCCGCCCTCCTACCGGCTCTCAGACGACGAAGTCGACGACATCATCGCGACGCTGGATCCGCAGGTCATCGCCGACATCGAGTTCGTCCAGACGCAGGTCCGCCGCTTCGCGCAGGCGCAGCGCGACTCGCTCGTCGACATCGAGGTCGAGACGCTTCCCGGCGTCTTCCTGGGTCAGAAGCACGTGCCGGTGCAGGCCGCCGGTGCCTACATCCCCGGCGGCAAGTACCCTCTCACCGCCTCCGCGCACATGACGATCATCACCGCGAAGGTCGCCGGCGTCCCCCGGGTCGTCGCGTGCACGCCGCCCATCCGCGGCGAGATCCCCGCGGCCACCGTGGCCGCGATGAAGATGGCGGGCGCCGATGAGATCTACGTCCTCGGCGGAATCCAGGCTGTGGCGGCGATGGCCGTCGGCACCGACACGATCGAGCGGGTCAACATGATCGCCGGCCCAGGCAACGCCTATGTCGCCGAGGCCAAGCGCCAGCTGTTCGGCGAGGTCGGCATCGACCTGTTCGCCGGTCCAACCGAGATCCTCATCGTGGCCGACGAGCACGCCGACCCGTTCTTCACCGCGGTCGACCTGCTGTCGCAGGCCGAGCACGGCCCGGAGTCCCCCGCCGTCCTCGTGACGACGTCGCAGGCCCTCGGCGAACAGGTCATCGAGTGGATCGAGAAGCTGCTCCCCGGGATGTCGACGCGCGACTACGCCGAACCGGCCTGGCGCGACTGGGGTCAGGTCATCGTCGCCGAGGATCTGGACGAGGCGTACCGCATCGCGGACGACTTCGCGTTCGAGCACGTGCAGGTGTTCACGCAGAACCCGCGGGAGGCGCTCACCCGCATGCACGATTATGGCGCGCTCTTCCTCGGGGAGAACACCTGCGTCTCCTACGGCGACAAGGTGATCGGCACGAACCACGTGCTCCCGACGCTGGGCGCCGCTCGCTACACGGGCGGGCTGTGGGTGGGCAAGTACCTGCGCACGGTCACCTATCAGGAGGTCACCT
This window contains:
- a CDS encoding purine-cytosine permease family protein, which translates into the protein MDAAPAAPRTAAIEVKSIDYVPLDERTGKPTSLFPLWFMSNANLTTLASGMVGVAMGADFLTSVLAVLLGCAVGTVFTAFHSAQGPQLGLPQMIQSRAQFGYRGVAVICLVVIASIVGFNIFNQILAADVVATVTGMDTPLLWYALITILALSLAIFGYHWIHRTQAWLTWLFLATFGLFSVLAIFFVPLPAASFWSGEVNWPAFLVQFGAASAYALGWAPYVSDYSRYLPPQTSPAKASFYTYSGVFVGASWLMILGAYVASLFAGLDPIEAVRRAADEVIPGSGIVLLVAALPALITVITVNIYAAALEVIATLDSLHGVRATRRLRIIACAVVAASGFLGAALSSGEFLDSFGSFLVVLLYVLVPWTSVNLVDYYFVRRGTYAVTQIFEPRGLYGSWGWRGLTAYAAGIVAMVPFVSTVWYTGPVATMLGGIDIALFAGLIVSGGVYALLGRSLDLTAERELAAAESARTGIRSVAFGTR
- a CDS encoding LysR family transcriptional regulator, yielding MTLAQLRAFLAAMDSGSFTAAAMEIDSTQASVSELIARLERELGLPLFTRGGRRLVPTAAARELRPHALRAVSAIGDGMGALAALRSLDGGICTFGVLRNAAYYDLSDLVETFHLRHPHVRVRLVGLNSALVAESVATGEIEAGLVVLPISATGLSVTPLFRDEVVFASSTRAARGGAIGIEEIAAAKLVLYDAYAGWNDPTRRQLLDRAQARGLTLEPAIEVEHVETALGLVAAGAADTIVSRTIAESDAFPEDIRTFPLSEPLYDTVALVQREGVVISPATQRLAELAQQMLLERVTEHGGRTRLI
- a CDS encoding cupin domain-containing protein — translated: MSDVIVDTKEIERRTIRRSDWVPCNSAFIDCRTPGSDQKENYSFIGVGVSQNASQYINLTENHGFNTGAAGMPNGISNNLHLHFTAEVFINLGGEFRLRWGVDGKQGEYISHDGDVISIPTWIFRGFTNEGPDEGILYTVLGRDDTGGIIWGPSVLREAESYGLHLTADNRLIDTVAGDELPDDVALITPMKQEYIDELTTYSVEEMRSRVVQPGDRAYSSHSLLCAAVDGGRADVALVIGYGMTENRRQVPSIHEPHSFNLAWVRAEAGQGVLTHRHQQTQALLIKSGRWAITVNDDPSTTVTLGAGDSFSVPVGAWRSYSCVEDGESGPGEILVINGGDDRVYLEWAPEVIEAAAAADWTIDPNGYLAPLGVMVTATEDD
- a CDS encoding ester cyclase, which codes for MPLDPVAYQPYTDPDDFIREVTDLIWVDRSISYIRENYEPDSIVHGAYGTSTTRDEVIEGTLMRISATPDRTGQAEDVIWEARGDDAFLSSHLVLSGSLLTSEHSRTIANCLYRRGRMVEEWVVRDSLAGALARGADLDELARAQAFRGYTGSWTEPAPADPISVGDSGPRPDDHRSEVERVIDMIQTVWNERDLQKVEKYFDRDLVLVTVGNRVIIRPEGYRRALLGFLEAFPGGQFEIRDIQTNYDVRYAGLRVAVTWKFVGTYNGKPNYGPLTGKPVDVLGISQFTFHKGALVKEVRLWDDIALRAQIAGMRGDEPVGPSNIY
- a CDS encoding LacI family DNA-binding transcriptional regulator, with the protein product MHRRSSALESEELGGGQPMVVTSRDVARLAGVSQPTVSRALRDDPRVSAETKVRVREAAQVLGYVPSEAGRALSSGRTRRIGLLLTDLDNQFYSHIIAPAHRELERLGYQLMLHTESADNDTIAERLTANGLDGVILATMTMDSVAPVRLKDRGLPFVYFNRTGSLVDADAAVVDPAPGYREAVATAAEHGHRRVGAVLGPSNTSTAQVRERALTDALREHGIALDESAIRRGVYSAAAGEAGASELLQGPDRPTLLFCGNDVVAYGALNAAHRAGLRVPEDLSIVGFDDLPEASWPIIDLATVGYDIGGMAAAAADLMVRRIEAPDAPLERTRFASAFVARRSLAEAPAS
- the hisD gene encoding histidinol dehydrogenase, which codes for MPLHLKSAPTKTFADTSQQDVAERVRDIIADIRENGDDAVRRYAEKFDNWSPPSYRLSDDEVDDIIATLDPQVIADIEFVQTQVRRFAQAQRDSLVDIEVETLPGVFLGQKHVPVQAAGAYIPGGKYPLTASAHMTIITAKVAGVPRVVACTPPIRGEIPAATVAAMKMAGADEIYVLGGIQAVAAMAVGTDTIERVNMIAGPGNAYVAEAKRQLFGEVGIDLFAGPTEILIVADEHADPFFTAVDLLSQAEHGPESPAVLVTTSQALGEQVIEWIEKLLPGMSTRDYAEPAWRDWGQVIVAEDLDEAYRIADDFAFEHVQVFTQNPREALTRMHDYGALFLGENTCVSYGDKVIGTNHVLPTLGAARYTGGLWVGKYLRTVTYQEVTSAESSAQLGEVCGRASRVELFEGHARSGDARAWRHAGAEYEWIEAAHPAEAGVR